One region of Sulfuriroseicoccus oceanibius genomic DNA includes:
- a CDS encoding PEP-CTERM sorting domain-containing protein yields MNMKATLSATALALTLATSAHAATIALTDASLEAPLSGTNGDPLSGWWSFNSGAVGQAITVSSGFWTIANNDGDKAMYIANDASGIDSVYQSVTLEAGITYRLTAAVAQSANVSKNDANVALAFFNQGFSVLEAQNNFVVANQSGSFVDYFVEFTPDTTGIYQVGLRNAGAIIGTGTSSSANGESTVFFDNVRLESLNAVPEPSSTALLGLGSLALILRRRK; encoded by the coding sequence ATGAACATGAAAGCAACCCTGTCAGCAACTGCGCTTGCACTGACACTCGCAACAAGCGCGCACGCAGCGACCATCGCACTGACCGACGCATCGCTCGAAGCCCCCCTCAGCGGCACCAACGGAGATCCCCTCAGCGGATGGTGGTCGTTCAACAGTGGAGCCGTCGGACAAGCCATCACAGTCTCCAGCGGGTTCTGGACCATCGCCAACAACGACGGCGACAAGGCAATGTACATTGCCAATGATGCATCCGGTATCGACTCCGTCTACCAGTCGGTCACACTCGAAGCAGGCATCACCTACCGCCTCACGGCCGCAGTCGCCCAGTCAGCAAACGTCAGCAAAAACGACGCCAATGTCGCGCTCGCTTTCTTCAACCAAGGGTTCTCCGTGCTCGAAGCCCAAAACAACTTCGTGGTAGCAAACCAAAGCGGCAGCTTCGTCGACTACTTCGTCGAGTTCACTCCTGACACCACCGGCATCTATCAAGTAGGTCTGCGTAACGCCGGTGCCATCATTGGTACGGGCACATCGTCTAGCGCGAACGGCGAATCCACAGTCTTCTTCGACAACGTGCGTCTGGAAAGCCTCAATGCCGTCCCGGAGCCTAGCTCAACAGCATTGCTCGGCCTCGGATCGCTCGCGCTGATCCTGCGCCGCCGCAAGTAA
- a CDS encoding PEP-CTERM sorting domain-containing protein (PEP-CTERM proteins occur, often in large numbers, in the proteomes of bacteria that also encode an exosortase, a predicted intramembrane cysteine proteinase. The presence of a PEP-CTERM domain at a protein's C-terminus predicts cleavage within the sorting domain, followed by covalent anchoring to some some component of the (usually Gram-negative) cell surface. Many PEP-CTERM proteins exhibit an unusual sequence composition that includes large numbers of potential glycosylation sites. Expression of one such protein has been shown restore the ability of a bacterium to form floc, a type of biofilm.): MKMKTTCALALGLGMVAAANAAVVIQPTSISYTGTNPDSGITGLDNEAALIDGSGLSAALTVANIDTVTHANPIFSSPGNAWTTNDPGGASSDFFASSPGTVIFEVTLDNTYALDTFYNWSYDFDEGSGNGNNIKTVNIEYGIGDFLGGTLTGVTFTTTTNNLASTAALGGINADRLRITVTDNFFGEPGRGGGDRVSAAEFAFVGDVAAVPEPSSTALLGLGGLALILRRRK; this comes from the coding sequence ATGAAAATGAAAACCACCTGCGCTCTCGCGCTGGGCTTGGGCATGGTTGCAGCTGCCAATGCGGCTGTCGTCATCCAACCAACCAGCATCTCCTACACTGGAACCAATCCTGACAGCGGCATTACCGGCCTCGACAACGAGGCCGCCCTCATCGACGGCAGCGGTCTTTCCGCAGCCCTCACCGTTGCCAACATCGACACCGTCACCCACGCGAATCCGATCTTCTCATCACCTGGAAACGCTTGGACAACCAACGACCCAGGTGGAGCCAGCAGCGACTTCTTCGCGAGCAGCCCTGGCACCGTCATCTTTGAAGTAACCCTCGACAACACATACGCCCTCGATACCTTTTACAACTGGAGCTATGACTTCGATGAAGGTTCCGGAAACGGCAACAACATCAAGACCGTGAACATCGAGTATGGCATTGGTGATTTCCTCGGTGGAACCCTCACCGGCGTTACCTTCACCACCACAACCAACAACCTGGCCAGCACCGCTGCTCTGGGAGGCATCAATGCCGACCGTCTCCGCATCACCGTCACCGACAACTTCTTCGGCGAGCCAGGCCGAGGCGGTGGTGACCGCGTCAGCGCGGCCGAGTTCGCCTTCGTCGGCGACGTCGCGGCAGTCCCTGAGCCAAGCTCCACGGCACTGCTCGGCCTCGGTGGTCTTGCGCTGATCCTGCGTCGCCGCAAGTAA
- a CDS encoding PEP-CTERM sorting domain-containing protein (PEP-CTERM proteins occur, often in large numbers, in the proteomes of bacteria that also encode an exosortase, a predicted intramembrane cysteine proteinase. The presence of a PEP-CTERM domain at a protein's C-terminus predicts cleavage within the sorting domain, followed by covalent anchoring to some some component of the (usually Gram-negative) cell surface. Many PEP-CTERM proteins exhibit an unusual sequence composition that includes large numbers of potential glycosylation sites. Expression of one such protein has been shown restore the ability of a bacterium to form floc, a type of biofilm.) yields MRTKIPHAIALGLGMLGASHAAMVITPTSITYTGTNPDSGLAGLDDESALIDGSGLSEPLTVDNIDFVTHANPVFSAPGNAWTTTDPGGGGSDFFASTLETVVFEIVFDQGYTLDTFYNWSYDFDEGAGNGNNIRTVNIEYGIGDFLGGSLTDVNFTTTENNFASTADLGGINADRLRITVTDNFFGEAGIGGGDRVSAAEFAFIGDNVGKVPEPSSAALLGLGGLAMILRRRK; encoded by the coding sequence ATGAGAACAAAAATACCCCACGCAATCGCGCTCGGACTCGGTATGCTCGGTGCCAGTCACGCGGCCATGGTGATCACCCCCACCAGCATCACCTACACCGGAACCAATCCTGATAGCGGTCTGGCCGGGCTGGACGACGAATCGGCCCTCATTGATGGCAGCGGACTTTCCGAGCCATTAACCGTCGACAACATCGACTTCGTCACCCACGCCAACCCCGTCTTCTCCGCTCCGGGCAACGCATGGACCACCACAGACCCTGGCGGAGGTGGCAGCGATTTCTTCGCGAGTACACTAGAGACCGTCGTTTTCGAAATCGTGTTCGATCAGGGATACACCCTGGATACCTTTTACAACTGGAGCTACGACTTCGATGAAGGCGCCGGCAACGGCAACAACATCAGAACTGTAAACATCGAATACGGGATTGGTGACTTTCTGGGAGGGTCTTTAACAGACGTCAACTTCACCACCACCGAAAACAACTTCGCCAGCACCGCGGATCTGGGTGGCATCAACGCCGACCGTCTTCGCATCACCGTCACCGACAACTTCTTCGGCGAAGCCGGCATCGGCGGCGGCGACCGCGTGAGTGCCGCTGAATTCGCATTCATCGGCGACAACGTTGGCAAAGTCCCCGAGCCGAGCTCGGCTGCGCTTCTTGGTCTCGGTGGTCTCGCGATGATCCTGCGCCGCCGCAAGTAA
- a CDS encoding discoidin domain-containing protein has product MKATAVLTALSLGSLTFGSAATIVDTTYSYDIAPGFSGGGGLYLDDLAGTTLNQANTPFSAGDLNDGVVYNGTNPVTDNGGINSMVAWNPAPLPATIIFDLGGAYSVNDVVITGYAWTPFNLGQPGSVTISYSNDNVTYGAGANYALNGGNGAVTNNTGSSAAEARYVKLAFDGTTQAGDKWGLTEISFDGDRIPEPSASMLLSLAGLAVILRRRK; this is encoded by the coding sequence ATGAAAGCAACCGCAGTACTGACAGCCCTGTCCCTGGGATCTCTCACATTCGGCAGCGCGGCAACCATCGTAGACACCACCTACAGCTACGACATTGCCCCGGGCTTCTCCGGTGGTGGCGGACTTTACCTGGACGATCTGGCGGGAACCACACTCAACCAAGCCAACACACCATTCTCAGCCGGCGATCTCAACGACGGGGTGGTCTACAATGGCACCAACCCGGTCACCGACAACGGCGGGATTAACAGCATGGTCGCATGGAACCCAGCCCCTCTGCCGGCGACGATCATCTTTGACCTGGGAGGCGCCTACTCTGTCAACGACGTGGTGATCACTGGATACGCATGGACTCCTTTTAATCTCGGACAGCCAGGAAGCGTTACAATTTCCTACAGTAATGACAACGTGACATACGGGGCCGGAGCCAACTACGCACTTAACGGTGGCAACGGAGCCGTCACCAACAACACCGGCTCGTCCGCAGCTGAAGCCCGCTACGTGAAACTCGCCTTCGATGGGACCACCCAAGCCGGCGACAAATGGGGGCTGACGGAAATTTCATTTGATGGCGATCGCATTCCCGAGCCATCGGCCTCCATGCTCCTCAGTCTGGCGGGGCTTGCCGTGATCCTGCGCCGCCGCAAGTAG
- a CDS encoding alpha-N-acetylglucosaminidase, with product MNLTKPLWAPMRRLTWITLCTLMTLGALPAASPALDATKGVLKRTLGEEAAARIELAPIPQENGQDVYEYSATPEKLTVKGSSQVAMCRGVYDYLRAKKLGTVGWAGARLNIPEQWPVAEPTRQVCPFKIRHSYNVVTAGYTFPYWTWERWEQELDWQAMHGFNMAMAPVATEAIATKVWLGLGLKQEEIDRFYTGPAHLPWQRMGNIQNVGGTLTAAWHRDQIALQHKILKRMRELGMEPVVQAFAGFVPEEISRVFPDAELHKTSWEAGFGQGQRPVVMMPDTPAFAKIMKRYLTEWQKEFGDARYILVDSFNEMKLPKTGTPPTELLRGYGGATYKAITSAIPDAVWVLQGWMFSYQRYIWNNETMGALLQDVPDDKLFILDYAHDYNPGWDYFDAFHGKTWAMGFVPNMGGKTAYVGKIDFYASQAAKVLASPDKGNLVGFTISGEALENNEVIYEVMSDSSWSKDAIGIDTWLPAYVENRYQTGSQTAIDAWMELRRSVYSSFTDHPHYGWQKGAFNRGTAHRSDAFVAGIQKFLSVADELHANANYRDDAIEMAAQALGMRADEWFILAQSRFTMGMIEESKEAGEQAIELLLEADRLLESHSYLRMASWIDFARSHDGSAEEKNDWERSARQLVTIWGPPINDYSCRLWSGLIRDFYAPRMQKQLEAMWTGESFNRAQWEAAWVKSLGLSPVEPYANPALAAAEAVQKAYSKPLPNAGGDDREVVGRWTPDQIGTEWTTIEWQLPTAKLKTLKGVTFLYTRGKHRLDIQSAAVIADGNEVAIDKHDGSTGLQHVQNFYRLKIPEGTQANNSCVLRVVVRSDGGTDSFGEVFLVE from the coding sequence ATGAACCTTACCAAGCCTCTATGGGCGCCAATGCGCCGCCTCACCTGGATCACACTTTGCACGCTGATGACGCTTGGTGCACTACCCGCAGCGTCCCCTGCCCTCGACGCGACCAAAGGAGTACTCAAACGCACGCTTGGCGAAGAAGCGGCAGCCCGCATTGAACTCGCCCCGATCCCGCAGGAAAACGGACAGGATGTCTACGAGTACAGCGCAACTCCTGAAAAGCTGACCGTCAAAGGAAGCAGCCAGGTGGCGATGTGCCGCGGCGTTTATGATTACCTCCGCGCGAAGAAACTCGGCACCGTTGGTTGGGCAGGCGCTCGCTTGAATATTCCGGAGCAATGGCCAGTCGCCGAGCCGACGCGTCAGGTTTGTCCGTTCAAAATCCGCCACAGCTACAATGTGGTGACCGCTGGCTACACGTTCCCGTACTGGACATGGGAGCGCTGGGAGCAAGAACTCGACTGGCAGGCAATGCACGGCTTCAACATGGCCATGGCACCGGTCGCCACCGAAGCCATCGCCACCAAGGTCTGGCTGGGTCTCGGCTTGAAACAGGAAGAAATCGACCGCTTCTACACCGGACCTGCCCACCTTCCATGGCAGCGCATGGGCAACATCCAGAATGTGGGAGGAACGCTCACCGCCGCCTGGCACCGCGATCAGATCGCACTGCAACACAAGATCCTCAAACGCATGCGCGAACTCGGCATGGAGCCGGTGGTTCAGGCATTCGCCGGGTTCGTACCCGAGGAGATCTCCCGCGTTTTCCCCGATGCGGAATTGCACAAGACCTCGTGGGAAGCCGGATTCGGCCAGGGCCAACGCCCGGTCGTCATGATGCCGGACACCCCGGCATTCGCCAAAATCATGAAGCGCTACCTCACCGAATGGCAAAAGGAGTTCGGCGATGCTCGCTACATCCTCGTCGACAGCTTCAATGAAATGAAGTTGCCAAAAACCGGCACGCCGCCAACCGAGCTACTGCGCGGCTACGGCGGCGCCACCTACAAAGCCATCACCAGCGCCATCCCGGATGCGGTCTGGGTGCTTCAGGGCTGGATGTTCTCGTACCAGCGCTACATCTGGAACAACGAAACCATGGGCGCCCTGTTGCAAGACGTACCGGACGACAAGTTGTTCATCCTCGACTACGCCCACGACTACAACCCGGGCTGGGACTACTTCGATGCGTTCCATGGCAAGACCTGGGCGATGGGCTTCGTGCCAAACATGGGTGGAAAAACCGCCTACGTCGGCAAGATCGACTTCTACGCCAGCCAGGCTGCCAAGGTGCTTGCCAGCCCGGACAAGGGCAACCTCGTCGGCTTCACTATCTCCGGTGAGGCGTTGGAAAACAACGAGGTGATCTACGAAGTCATGAGCGACAGCTCATGGTCCAAAGATGCAATCGGTATCGATACCTGGCTGCCGGCTTACGTTGAAAACCGCTACCAAACCGGCTCGCAGACAGCCATCGACGCATGGATGGAGCTGCGCCGCAGCGTCTACAGCAGCTTCACTGACCACCCGCACTACGGCTGGCAAAAGGGCGCGTTCAACCGTGGCACCGCCCACCGCAGCGATGCCTTTGTCGCCGGTATCCAGAAGTTCCTCTCAGTTGCCGATGAACTGCACGCCAACGCGAACTACCGCGACGACGCCATTGAAATGGCAGCACAAGCACTTGGCATGCGGGCGGATGAATGGTTCATCCTCGCGCAAAGTCGCTTCACCATGGGCATGATCGAGGAATCCAAGGAAGCGGGCGAACAAGCCATCGAGCTTTTGCTCGAAGCCGACCGCTTGCTCGAATCCCACAGCTACCTGCGGATGGCATCGTGGATCGACTTCGCCCGCAGCCACGATGGCAGCGCAGAGGAAAAGAACGATTGGGAACGCAGTGCCCGCCAGTTGGTCACTATTTGGGGGCCGCCGATCAACGACTACTCATGCCGTTTGTGGTCGGGGTTGATCCGCGACTTCTATGCGCCACGGATGCAAAAGCAACTCGAAGCCATGTGGACCGGTGAAAGCTTCAACCGCGCACAGTGGGAAGCCGCATGGGTGAAATCACTCGGCCTCTCACCGGTAGAGCCCTATGCCAACCCTGCCCTCGCCGCAGCCGAGGCGGTGCAGAAGGCCTACAGCAAGCCACTGCCGAACGCAGGTGGCGACGACCGCGAAGTCGTCGGCCGCTGGACACCAGACCAAATCGGCACGGAATGGACGACCATTGAGTGGCAACTTCCAACCGCCAAACTCAAGACCCTCAAAGGCGTGACCTTCCTCTACACCCGCGGCAAGCACCGCCTCGACATTCAGTCGGCCGCGGTCATCGCCGATGGCAACGAAGTGGCAATCGACAAGCACGACGGATCGACCGGTCTCCAGCACGTGCAGAACTTCTATCGTCTCAAGATCCCAGAAGGCACCCAGGCCAACAATAGCTGCGTGCTGCGCGTCGTCGTCCGCAGCGACGGCGGCACCGATTCGTTCGGCGAGGTTTTCCTCGTAGAATAA
- a CDS encoding proprotein convertase P-domain-containing protein: MLRTQTSTLIRLALGLIIAPLAGASTPYLPAAVQPGSAIATASSTEAALSNEAISARWSTASGTWRLNSITNHYSGELFSSPSSAELFIVELSDGARVAASEMTATVPPSVGTLTTDPSAARYAERLPGQSIVAEFQAPEHNLKVLWTADLRDGSHYIRPQIEVSSIDGTSLTTNRITLLELPQPTTASGSHSAVDTPVEISSTGTPTITSSITVPSGAGNLTDANVTLDINHTWVGDLSITLIHPDGTRVSLSSNNGTSGDDYTNTTFDQSAGSSITSASPPFTGTFRPEGDLDSLIGKTASGTWTLEIADSYSADGGSLQSWSLDLTTDAADDGSFSTIGTVDGSPQVSDDFFIAFEHPSSQYGNTAHSGRQIGTWSVDEPDGVRYGPTNVDFDITPYAAEGNLTISFNYESGPHRLNINGVTLLEDGVATSSDNHFGYAGLPNNNNSYTVTLSDYSPTKSYSVRANIDVTESGSNSYGSVTLTTGSTIVATVTGEQTISPGNSATYSSVYGVVVPGQLRRSFLCYTERERAHAYRQFLHYNSWLDVSWNDGSGSTMTEANTLTSMQGHIDHFIAPFNEPYAAFVFDDGWDNWNSLWEFNDITFPNQFTPMESLAASHGVKLGAWLSPFGGYDPAKSQRIAYGASQDPAFETNANGFSLSGPNYYEAFRNRCLQMVRDYSFSYFKFDGIGAGNGASGAGSEYFADIEAMRKLTRELRRSQNDLFINLTVGSWPSPYWLWSADSIWRAGSDMGFTGAGNNHERWITYRDHECYKNVVQRAPLYPLNSIMLHGVVWANYQHANDSDFNSASFKSDVRAYFGSGTNIQELYINPIRLNEGDWHSLAEAVKWSRENTATLSDTHWIGGNPGNAEVYGWAAWQPDQGVLTLRNPSNNAQSITFTLQDVFELPTTGASVGYYLKSPWIEDAAQPASYHGINESITLTLAAFEVVTLDATPTTPPAWHGNAVFREWAMKRRSGQRDGNGSFGSTGSTNEVAFALGLDPNSSTEPVSTRTLLIANSDAPGGYQFQFTRAAELGTTTLVTEVSTDMENWESGASHVEPVSEVSLPDGSKLVTIQASSLYQEAGRIFFRLRVGE; encoded by the coding sequence ATGCTCCGCACCCAGACCTCCACTCTGATCCGCCTTGCCCTGGGTCTAATAATCGCCCCATTGGCCGGAGCCTCGACCCCATACCTTCCCGCGGCCGTACAACCTGGCTCGGCAATTGCCACCGCGTCATCCACGGAGGCCGCATTGAGCAATGAGGCGATCTCCGCACGCTGGAGCACAGCTTCCGGCACATGGCGCCTGAACTCGATTACCAATCACTATAGCGGAGAGTTGTTCTCCTCCCCTTCCTCCGCCGAGCTCTTCATCGTGGAGCTTTCGGACGGGGCTCGGGTTGCCGCATCGGAAATGACGGCGACGGTCCCACCCTCGGTAGGCACATTGACCACCGATCCATCCGCAGCGCGCTACGCGGAACGATTGCCCGGACAATCGATCGTGGCGGAATTCCAGGCGCCAGAGCACAATCTGAAAGTACTCTGGACTGCAGATCTTCGCGACGGCTCCCATTACATCCGCCCTCAGATCGAGGTCAGCAGCATCGACGGAACATCGCTCACAACCAACAGAATCACTCTGCTCGAGCTTCCCCAGCCCACCACGGCATCCGGCAGCCATTCGGCGGTCGACACTCCGGTTGAAATATCCAGCACCGGCACCCCGACGATCACCAGTTCCATCACCGTGCCATCCGGCGCCGGCAATCTCACCGACGCCAATGTCACCCTCGACATCAACCACACGTGGGTCGGCGACCTCAGCATCACTCTCATCCACCCGGATGGCACACGCGTCTCCTTGTCATCCAACAACGGAACCAGTGGAGACGACTACACCAACACCACCTTCGATCAGTCCGCCGGAAGCTCGATCACTTCTGCATCCCCACCATTCACCGGCACCTTCCGCCCCGAGGGCGACCTCGATTCTCTAATCGGAAAAACGGCCTCAGGCACATGGACCTTGGAGATCGCCGACAGTTACAGTGCCGATGGCGGTAGTCTCCAGAGCTGGTCACTCGACCTGACAACCGACGCCGCAGACGACGGATCCTTCAGCACGATTGGCACTGTCGATGGCTCCCCTCAGGTTTCCGACGACTTCTTCATCGCCTTTGAGCACCCATCCTCACAGTACGGAAACACGGCACACTCCGGACGGCAGATCGGCACTTGGTCTGTCGATGAACCAGACGGTGTCCGATATGGCCCCACTAATGTGGACTTCGACATCACGCCTTACGCAGCAGAAGGCAACCTCACCATTTCGTTCAATTACGAGTCCGGCCCGCACAGACTCAATATCAACGGAGTCACGTTGCTGGAGGACGGAGTCGCCACCTCATCGGACAACCATTTCGGTTACGCAGGCCTACCAAACAACAACAACAGCTACACAGTAACCCTCAGCGACTACTCGCCCACCAAGAGCTATTCGGTCCGCGCCAACATCGACGTCACCGAGTCCGGATCCAACTCCTACGGATCCGTCACACTCACCACCGGCAGTACGATCGTAGCTACGGTCACCGGCGAGCAAACCATTTCCCCGGGCAACAGCGCCACCTACTCATCGGTCTACGGAGTGGTGGTTCCCGGTCAGTTACGCCGCTCATTCCTTTGTTATACAGAACGCGAACGCGCCCACGCCTACCGCCAGTTCCTGCATTACAATTCCTGGCTCGACGTCTCGTGGAACGATGGCAGCGGATCGACAATGACAGAAGCCAACACCTTGACCTCGATGCAAGGGCACATCGATCATTTCATCGCTCCATTCAATGAGCCGTATGCCGCATTTGTTTTCGATGACGGCTGGGACAACTGGAACTCCCTGTGGGAATTCAACGACATCACATTCCCCAATCAGTTCACCCCCATGGAATCACTTGCAGCCTCGCACGGCGTGAAGCTCGGGGCCTGGCTATCTCCATTCGGAGGATACGATCCCGCCAAAAGCCAGCGCATCGCTTACGGCGCGAGCCAGGATCCGGCATTCGAAACCAACGCCAACGGATTCTCTCTATCCGGCCCGAATTACTATGAAGCCTTCCGCAACCGCTGCCTGCAAATGGTCCGCGACTACAGCTTCTCCTACTTCAAGTTCGATGGTATCGGAGCTGGCAACGGGGCCAGTGGTGCCGGCAGTGAATACTTCGCCGACATCGAAGCCATGCGGAAATTGACCCGCGAGCTGCGGCGCTCACAGAATGACCTCTTCATCAACCTGACTGTGGGCTCTTGGCCATCTCCGTATTGGCTGTGGTCGGCCGACAGCATCTGGCGCGCCGGCTCTGACATGGGCTTTACGGGCGCGGGTAACAACCACGAAAGATGGATCACCTACCGCGATCACGAATGCTACAAAAACGTGGTGCAGCGCGCCCCGCTCTACCCTCTCAATTCGATCATGCTTCACGGAGTCGTCTGGGCTAACTACCAGCATGCGAATGACTCGGACTTCAACTCCGCCTCGTTCAAATCCGATGTGCGCGCGTACTTCGGCAGCGGAACCAACATTCAAGAACTCTACATCAACCCGATCCGCCTCAACGAAGGAGACTGGCACAGCCTGGCTGAGGCCGTGAAATGGTCCCGCGAAAACACTGCGACACTCAGTGACACTCATTGGATCGGCGGCAACCCCGGCAATGCCGAAGTCTACGGATGGGCAGCGTGGCAGCCCGACCAGGGAGTTCTCACCTTGCGCAACCCATCCAACAACGCGCAATCCATTACCTTTACATTACAGGATGTTTTCGAACTGCCCACTACGGGGGCATCCGTCGGCTACTATCTCAAAAGCCCGTGGATCGAGGACGCCGCACAACCAGCCTCATACCACGGCATCAACGAGTCCATCACACTCACCCTCGCTGCATTTGAGGTCGTCACGCTCGATGCCACTCCCACCACTCCTCCCGCATGGCATGGCAACGCTGTGTTTCGCGAATGGGCGATGAAGCGCAGGTCCGGACAACGCGACGGCAATGGATCCTTCGGCTCCACGGGAAGCACCAATGAGGTCGCATTTGCTCTCGGTTTGGATCCGAACTCATCCACCGAGCCGGTTTCCACCCGCACACTTTTGATCGCGAATTCCGATGCCCCCGGCGGCTACCAGTTCCAATTCACCCGCGCCGCGGAGCTCGGCACCACAACACTCGTAACCGAAGTCTCTACCGACATGGAAAACTGGGAGTCCGGTGCCAGCCATGTCGAACCGGTGAGTGAAGTCTCGCTCCCCGACGGATCAAAGCTCGTGACCATCCAAGCCAGCTCTCTCTATCAGGAAGCCGGAAGGATCTTCTTCAGGTTGCGAGTGGGCGAATAG
- the nagA gene encoding N-acetylglucosamine-6-phosphate deacetylase — translation MSSTLLTNCHLVSPDVELENAAVLIENGKIAAVIEAGGDLPAADETFDAAGRMVVPGFIDIHTHGANGADASNGSEEQVRIMAEAKVREGVTSFCPTTLTLPQEQLVGIMEGIAGYQANQDWAKAPKVHIEGPYINPNCTGAQNPAFVRDPDAAELLELHKIAPVGVVSVAIEMPNGVEFVAAMKEAGIATSAAHTAATFEDFSKAKEAGLNHLTHFCNQMTPLHHREIGMVGAGLVDDEIKIELISDKIHLCPDMLRLVWKLKPVDQLMIITDSMSASWLPDGEYDLGGLAVHVKDNSARLGNGALAGSTVRFYECFKNTLEVTGLPASEVVKATSWNQAQSLGFEGVGKIESGFQADIAVLGGETFQPEAVWVDGVRKV, via the coding sequence ATGAGCTCCACATTATTGACCAACTGTCACTTGGTGTCGCCGGACGTCGAACTTGAGAACGCCGCGGTGTTGATTGAGAACGGAAAGATCGCTGCAGTGATCGAAGCGGGCGGCGATTTGCCGGCTGCCGATGAAACATTTGATGCCGCTGGCCGCATGGTGGTGCCGGGCTTCATCGATATTCACACCCACGGTGCTAATGGTGCCGACGCTTCGAACGGAAGCGAAGAACAAGTCCGCATCATGGCCGAGGCCAAGGTGCGCGAAGGGGTGACCTCCTTTTGCCCGACCACGCTGACCCTTCCTCAGGAGCAGTTGGTGGGAATCATGGAAGGTATCGCCGGATACCAGGCCAACCAGGACTGGGCCAAGGCGCCTAAGGTCCACATCGAAGGACCATACATCAACCCGAACTGCACAGGTGCTCAGAACCCGGCGTTCGTGCGCGACCCGGATGCAGCCGAGCTTCTCGAGCTACACAAGATCGCTCCGGTTGGCGTGGTTTCGGTGGCAATCGAGATGCCGAATGGCGTGGAGTTCGTCGCGGCGATGAAAGAAGCCGGAATCGCGACATCGGCTGCGCACACCGCGGCAACCTTCGAAGATTTCTCCAAAGCCAAAGAGGCTGGCCTCAACCACCTGACGCACTTCTGCAACCAGATGACACCACTCCACCATCGCGAAATCGGAATGGTGGGTGCCGGCTTGGTCGACGATGAGATCAAGATCGAGCTGATTTCCGACAAGATCCACCTTTGCCCGGACATGCTGCGTCTGGTGTGGAAGCTCAAGCCGGTGGATCAGTTGATGATCATCACCGACTCAATGTCCGCGTCGTGGTTGCCTGATGGCGAGTACGATCTCGGTGGTCTGGCCGTGCACGTGAAGGACAACTCGGCTCGTCTGGGTAACGGCGCGCTCGCCGGTAGCACCGTGCGCTTCTACGAGTGCTTCAAGAACACACTCGAAGTCACCGGCCTGCCAGCCAGCGAAGTGGTCAAAGCCACGTCGTGGAACCAGGCTCAGTCGCTCGGTTTCGAAGGTGTTGGTAAGATCGAGTCTGGCTTCCAGGCGGATATCGCTGTTCTCGGCGGCGAGACCTTCCAGCCGGAAGCGGTTTGGGTCGACGGCGTGCGCAAGGTCTAA